From the genome of Fusobacterium varium:
TTTTTGAACGGCTAAAAACAAAAAATAAGTAGTTAATTTTTTGACAAAAAAGTGCTATAATTATTATAGGAATAATGTATTACAAAGTTCTAATATTTTTTAGCAATTATTTTTTTAATAGCAAAAAATATTAGAAAGTAATATTGGGGTATCCAAAAAGATTTTATTTGTAGTAAAATATTTTTTTAGCAAATAAAATTATAGTAATTCATGTCAAAAAAGAGTATCGAAAAAAGATATTCAAAAAGTTATTAGAGGATTTTCAAAGAGGGAGTTTAGTGTTTATAAAGTTGTAAGCATAAGTTTCAAGAATAAAAGTGAATCCTAAAAAATAGACACACGTCTTAAAAGGTCAAGAAAAATAAAAAAAGTTAACAATAACTAGTAGGAGGATTAAGATAATGGAATTTAATATACCTAAGACACATGAACTTTTCAGACAAATGATAAGAGAATTTGCTGAAAATGAGGTAAAACCTTTAGCTGCTGAAGTAGACGAAGAAGAAAGATTCCCAGTAGAAACTGTTAAAAAAATGGCTGAAATTGGGTTAATGGGAATTCCTATTCCAAAAGAATATGGAGGAGCAGGTGGAGACAACGTAATGTATGCTATGGCTGTAGAAGAACTTTCTAGAGTTTGTGCAACTACAGGAGTTATTGTTTCTGCACATACTTCACTAGGAACTTGGCCAATACTTAAATTTGGTACTGAAGCTCAAAAACAAAAATATATTCCAAAATTAGCAAGTGGAGAATGGATTGGAGCATTTGGATTAACTGAACCAAACGCAGGTACAGATGCTGCTGGACAACAAACTACTGCTGTTTTAGATGAAGCAACTAACGAATGGATAATTAATGGATCAAAAATATTCATAACAAATGCTGGATATGCAGATGTATATGTAATATTTGCAATGACTGATAAATCAAAAGGATTAAAAGGAATTTCATCTTTCATAATTGAAGCTGGAACTCCAGGATTTACTATTGGTAAAAAAGAAAAGAAACTTGGAATTAAAGGTTCTTCAACTTGTGAATTAATATTTGAAAACGTAAGACTTCCAAAAGAAAACCTATTAGGAGAATTAGGAAAAGGATTTAAAATTGCTATGATGACTCTTGACGGAGGAAGAATAGGAATCGCTTCTCAAGCATTAGGAATTGCTCAAGGTGCTTTAGATGAAACTGTAAACTATGTAAAAGAAAGAAAACAATTTGGAAGAGCTATTGCTAAATTCCAAAACACTCAATTCCAATTAGCTGACTTAGAAGTAAAAGTAGAAGCAGCTAGACTTCTAGTTTACAAAGCAGCATGGAGAGAAAGCAACAACCTTCCTTATACTGTAGATGCAGCTAGAGCAAAACTATTTGCAGCTGAAACAGCTATGGAAGTAACAACTAAAGCTGTTCAACTACACGGAGGATATGGATACACTAGAGAATATCCAGTAGAAAGAATGATGAGAGATGCTAAGATCACTGAAATCTATGAAGGAACTTCAGAAGTTCAAAGAATGGTAATAGCAGGAAATCTTTTAAAATAATTTAAAATAATAACTAATAGCGAAAAATTGAGTATATGAATTAATATATGGAGGATGGAAGATGAAAATAGTAGTTTGTATAAAACAAGTTCCAGATACAACTGAGATAAAATTAGATCCAGTAAAAGGAACACTAATCAGAGATGGAGTTCCTAGTATCATGAACCCAGATGATAAAGCTGGATTAGAAGAAGCTTTAAGATTAAAAGATCAATATGGAGCTCATGTAACAGTTATCACAATGGGACCACCTCAAGCAGAAGCAATCTTAAGAGAAGCTTATGCAATGGGTGTAGACAGAGCTATTCTTTTAACAGATAGAAAATTTGGAGGAGCAGATACTCTAGCTACTTCTAATACAATCGCAGCAGCTTTAAGAAATATAGAAGCTGACTTAATCATCGCTGGAAGACAAGCAATTGACGGAGATACTGCACAAGTAGGTCCACAAATAGCTGAACACTTAGGATTACCTCAAGTATCTTATGTAAAAAATATGCAATATAATAAAGAAGATAATTCATTAACAATTGAAAGAGCTGTAGAAGATGGATATTATCTAGTAAATGTTCAACTTCCTGCTTTAATCACTGTACTTTCAGAAGCTAACCAACCTAGATACATGAGAGTTAAAGGAATTGTAGAAGCTTTTGATAAACCAGTTGAAACTTGGAACTTTGACAGTATCACAGTTGATCCAGCAGTTATTGGACTTGCAGGATCACCTACAAAAGTTAAAAAATCATTTACTAAAGGAGCTAAACAAGCTGGTAAAGTATTTGATGATCTTGATACAAAAGCAGCAGTTAATTTAATTATAGAAAAATTAAAAGAAAAATTTGTTATTTAACAAATGAACCTTAAGACAAAGGAGATAAGATAATGAATTTAAATGATTATAAAGGAATATTAGTATTTGCAGAACAAAGAGATGGGGTAGTTCAAAACGTAGGTTTAGAACTAATCGGAAAAGCTAAAGAATTAGCAGCTAAATTAGATGTACCAGTAACAGCAGCTTTAATAGGATATAATGTTGAAGGATTAGCTAAAACTCTTGTTGAATATGGAGCTGACAAAGTAATAGTTGTAGATCAAGCTAGATTAGAAAACTATGATACTGAAGCTTATGCACAAGTATTTAAAGCTATAATAGATGCTAAAAAACCTGAAATAGTTCTTTTCGGAGCAACTACTTTAGGAAGAGACCTAGCACCAAGAGTATCTTCAAGAATGAAAACTGGACTTACAGCTGACTGTACAAAACTTGAAATTTCTGAAGAAACTAAAGGACTAGAAATGACAAGACCTGCATTTGGAGGAAACTTAATGGCAACAATCGTTTGTCCAGACCACAGACCTCAAATGTCAACAGTAAGACCTGGAGTTATGCAAAAAGCTCCTAGAGAAGAAGGAAGAGTAGGAGAAATCGAAAAATTCCCTGTAACTCTAGATACTTCTAAAATGAAAGTAAAAATTGTTAAAGTAGTTAAAGAAACTGCTAACAAAGTAGATATTTCTGAAGCTAAAATACTAGTTTCTGGAGGAAGAGGAATTGGTTCTGCTGAAAACTTCGCAGCTCTAGAATCAGTAGCAAAAGAAATTGGAGC
Proteins encoded in this window:
- a CDS encoding acyl-CoA dehydrogenase, whose protein sequence is MEFNIPKTHELFRQMIREFAENEVKPLAAEVDEEERFPVETVKKMAEIGLMGIPIPKEYGGAGGDNVMYAMAVEELSRVCATTGVIVSAHTSLGTWPILKFGTEAQKQKYIPKLASGEWIGAFGLTEPNAGTDAAGQQTTAVLDEATNEWIINGSKIFITNAGYADVYVIFAMTDKSKGLKGISSFIIEAGTPGFTIGKKEKKLGIKGSSTCELIFENVRLPKENLLGELGKGFKIAMMTLDGGRIGIASQALGIAQGALDETVNYVKERKQFGRAIAKFQNTQFQLADLEVKVEAARLLVYKAAWRESNNLPYTVDAARAKLFAAETAMEVTTKAVQLHGGYGYTREYPVERMMRDAKITEIYEGTSEVQRMVIAGNLLK
- a CDS encoding electron transfer flavoprotein subunit beta/FixA family protein, whose protein sequence is MKIVVCIKQVPDTTEIKLDPVKGTLIRDGVPSIMNPDDKAGLEEALRLKDQYGAHVTVITMGPPQAEAILREAYAMGVDRAILLTDRKFGGADTLATSNTIAAALRNIEADLIIAGRQAIDGDTAQVGPQIAEHLGLPQVSYVKNMQYNKEDNSLTIERAVEDGYYLVNVQLPALITVLSEANQPRYMRVKGIVEAFDKPVETWNFDSITVDPAVIGLAGSPTKVKKSFTKGAKQAGKVFDDLDTKAAVNLIIEKLKEKFVI
- a CDS encoding electron transfer flavoprotein subunit alpha/FixB family protein, with translation MNLNDYKGILVFAEQRDGVVQNVGLELIGKAKELAAKLDVPVTAALIGYNVEGLAKTLVEYGADKVIVVDQARLENYDTEAYAQVFKAIIDAKKPEIVLFGATTLGRDLAPRVSSRMKTGLTADCTKLEISEETKGLEMTRPAFGGNLMATIVCPDHRPQMSTVRPGVMQKAPREEGRVGEIEKFPVTLDTSKMKVKIVKVVKETANKVDISEAKILVSGGRGIGSAENFAALESVAKEIGATVSASRAAVDAGYIDHDRQVGQTGKTVRPDIYFACGISGAIQHVAGMEESEYIVAINKDKDAPIFDVADLGIVGDANKIAPLLAEELKKAKAGK